The Thermococcus thermotolerans genome contains a region encoding:
- a CDS encoding STT3 domain-containing protein: protein MDVDGIRKRLAVGYGLILTPKYAAVILTVLASAIRLLPMRFKYLLGYDPYFHLAYIRYALEKGEWVNFFPYATGPWGSQIHNSHPLGLWMTPAYVYKLLSVFGVSLYDAFRITPVIFGVLTVLFTYLAVLRLYGRREAFLSAFFLAVLFGHIFRSMAGYYRGDNYMLFWYSAALLGIALALTWKPRKRKYERLAFYLIPALASGFAAIFWQAYYPIFGFLLGSALLMAIGAFLLEKKEVFVDSFVLVLATLFGALLANSLGAWFGYGMAASTRGLGKALAEEFGLQFGFIKDAFLLIYLKYAVPVSVVFIAVLFVLSKALKEKKQRAVVVGIGAVIALWVGVRYYGTLNEILLRLFPAAPIVETQRASLNDLWEAYGPAIFIAPAFLLSFQSNKSRTGDFVLLGLSVVAVPMILLWTRFLFIGSLAIAVMAGIGVVRTYETMLPRVNDRRFGATALAVILLSVPLATGVHGVWTTKGIEPLANEAWDRALTYLGEHSNINDVVLTWWDQGHWVTYFSERAPVAQGGPSKWVAQYYLGIRKSADLMKLGVDYVIVSYDTIMKFGAVLETAGASPAEYTMLPMPLVSSAGGMLLFSAGPYSIMAVPKGDHWSVQVNAGGAILIPREVLVERGGSVENATFTGRPNADVYVYINLNYGYAVLMNGKAFETPLARLMFTDDHPNFTEVYSDGGYIKIFRFEHPNVRVTAENGSVVLRFTNATGTGLGIYGYLDNGTLVFKKWYGVKGKDKFTLPDDLNGSVVIRYIYVHKKTVLDRGVFRIDDVLHGTDEGR, encoded by the coding sequence ATGGATGTTGACGGGATCAGGAAGAGACTCGCCGTGGGGTATGGCCTGATTTTAACCCCGAAGTACGCCGCCGTTATTCTCACGGTTTTGGCCTCCGCCATCAGGCTCCTTCCGATGCGTTTTAAGTACCTCCTCGGCTATGATCCGTACTTCCACCTCGCATATATAAGGTACGCGCTAGAGAAGGGGGAGTGGGTGAACTTTTTCCCCTACGCTACCGGACCATGGGGATCCCAAATACACAACTCTCATCCCCTCGGTCTCTGGATGACCCCGGCTTACGTGTATAAGTTACTTTCAGTCTTTGGAGTGTCCCTCTATGATGCATTCAGGATAACGCCTGTCATCTTTGGGGTTCTGACTGTGCTGTTCACGTATCTGGCCGTTTTGAGGCTCTATGGGAGGAGGGAGGCCTTTCTCTCGGCGTTCTTTCTGGCAGTTCTCTTCGGCCACATCTTCCGCTCGATGGCCGGCTATTACAGGGGAGATAACTACATGCTCTTCTGGTACAGCGCGGCCCTGCTTGGAATCGCACTCGCATTAACCTGGAAGCCGAGAAAACGAAAGTACGAGAGGCTGGCATTTTACCTGATACCCGCCCTTGCGAGTGGTTTTGCTGCGATATTCTGGCAGGCATATTACCCAATATTTGGCTTTCTTCTGGGCAGTGCTCTGCTCATGGCCATTGGAGCATTTCTGCTAGAGAAGAAGGAGGTTTTTGTCGATTCCTTTGTTTTGGTGTTGGCGACTCTTTTTGGGGCATTGTTGGCTAACTCACTGGGCGCTTGGTTTGGATACGGCATGGCAGCCTCGACCAGGGGACTTGGAAAGGCGCTCGCCGAAGAGTTTGGACTCCAGTTCGGGTTCATCAAGGATGCTTTTCTCCTGATCTATCTAAAATACGCTGTGCCTGTTTCCGTTGTGTTCATTGCAGTTCTCTTCGTGCTTTCTAAGGCGTTAAAGGAGAAAAAGCAGCGGGCGGTTGTGGTCGGTATCGGAGCCGTGATCGCACTATGGGTGGGGGTGAGATACTACGGGACACTAAATGAAATACTGTTGAGGCTCTTCCCGGCGGCTCCCATAGTGGAGACCCAGAGGGCCTCATTAAACGATCTCTGGGAGGCCTATGGACCAGCAATTTTCATTGCACCGGCATTCCTGTTAAGTTTCCAGTCAAACAAAAGCAGAACAGGAGACTTTGTCCTGCTCGGACTTTCAGTAGTGGCCGTTCCAATGATCCTTCTCTGGACGCGCTTCCTCTTCATAGGCTCGCTCGCAATTGCTGTGATGGCCGGAATCGGGGTTGTAAGAACGTATGAAACAATGCTACCGCGGGTAAATGACCGGAGATTCGGGGCCACGGCACTGGCCGTGATCCTGCTTTCAGTTCCCCTCGCGACGGGGGTGCATGGAGTCTGGACAACGAAGGGCATTGAACCACTTGCCAACGAGGCATGGGACAGAGCCCTCACCTACCTCGGGGAACACTCGAACATTAACGACGTCGTCCTGACGTGGTGGGATCAGGGCCACTGGGTCACATATTTCTCCGAAAGGGCCCCTGTTGCCCAGGGAGGGCCCAGTAAATGGGTGGCCCAGTATTACCTGGGTATCAGAAAAAGTGCGGACCTCATGAAGCTGGGCGTGGACTACGTCATCGTTTCCTACGACACCATAATGAAGTTCGGGGCGGTTCTTGAGACGGCAGGCGCCTCTCCGGCAGAGTACACAATGCTCCCAATGCCCCTTGTGTCGTCCGCAGGTGGAATGCTACTATTCTCGGCTGGACCGTATTCCATCATGGCAGTCCCCAAAGGAGACCACTGGAGCGTTCAGGTTAACGCAGGCGGAGCGATACTGATTCCCCGGGAAGTCCTCGTTGAGAGGGGAGGCTCCGTGGAGAACGCAACCTTCACCGGCAGGCCGAACGCCGATGTCTACGTTTACATCAACCTGAACTACGGCTACGCCGTGCTGATGAACGGGAAAGCCTTTGAAACTCCCCTCGCCAGACTTATGTTTACGGATGACCATCCAAACTTCACGGAGGTTTATTCGGACGGCGGGTACATCAAGATATTCCGGTTTGAGCATCCGAATGTTAGAGTAACAGCTGAGAACGGTTCGGTGGTTCTAAGGTTCACAAACGCCACCGGAACCGGTCTCGGCATCTACGGTTACCTCGACAACGGCACTCTAGTCTTCAAGAAGTGGTACGGGGTTAAAGGAAAGGACAAATTCACCCTGCCCGATGACCTGAATGGAAGCGTTGTCATCCGCTACATCTACGTCCACAAGAAGACCGTGCTCGACAGGGGAGTTTTCAGGATAGATGACGTTCTCCACGGGACGGATGAGGGTCGGTAG
- a CDS encoding NDP-sugar synthase, translating into MKVLIMAGGYATRLWPITKDNPKALLPVGNRVILDYILEKAGELELDTYISTNRFFEAHFRQYAERYGVGLIVEDTLHEDEKLGTIGALKNALDELGPDDYIVIAGDNLFSFSLRDFLNSYDGRTLIAVYDVGDLELAKRYGVVVLEGERVISFQEKPAEPRSTLVSTGVYVFPRRVMERVDEYLSNGNRDSPGYFIQWLLERGEEVKAYRFSEYWYDIGSADSYLEALKTLLKESHVEEIQISPYAKIIPPVVIKRGAKILGRSMIGPYAYIGENCVIENSDISDSIIFRGTIIRNSTIWRSIIDEKCEIRNLELRKSLVGGHAKIQRGE; encoded by the coding sequence ATGAAAGTTCTAATCATGGCCGGTGGGTATGCCACGAGGTTGTGGCCAATCACAAAAGATAATCCCAAAGCCCTGCTTCCCGTCGGAAACCGCGTGATACTCGACTATATTCTGGAGAAGGCGGGAGAGCTGGAACTGGATACATACATCTCAACGAACCGGTTCTTTGAAGCACACTTCCGGCAGTATGCTGAGAGGTATGGGGTGGGTCTGATAGTCGAGGACACCCTCCACGAGGACGAAAAGCTTGGGACAATAGGGGCGCTAAAAAACGCACTGGATGAGCTTGGCCCCGATGACTACATCGTGATAGCCGGGGACAACTTGTTCTCCTTCTCCCTCCGGGACTTCCTAAACTCCTACGACGGAAGGACACTCATAGCGGTCTACGACGTCGGTGACCTTGAGCTGGCTAAGCGCTACGGCGTGGTAGTCCTTGAGGGGGAGAGGGTCATTTCCTTCCAGGAAAAACCCGCCGAGCCCCGGTCGACCCTAGTGAGCACCGGCGTTTATGTCTTTCCGAGAAGGGTCATGGAGCGTGTGGACGAGTACCTCTCCAACGGCAACCGCGATTCTCCCGGCTACTTCATCCAGTGGCTCCTTGAGAGGGGCGAGGAGGTCAAAGCTTACCGCTTCTCCGAGTACTGGTACGACATAGGTTCCGCCGATAGCTACCTTGAGGCGCTGAAGACCCTCCTGAAGGAAAGCCACGTGGAGGAGATCCAGATCAGTCCCTACGCGAAGATAATACCTCCGGTTGTCATAAAGCGCGGTGCCAAAATACTCGGCCGGTCGATGATAGGGCCCTACGCCTACATCGGCGAGAACTGCGTGATAGAGAACTCCGACATAAGCGACTCAATAATCTTCAGGGGAACGATAATACGCAACTCCACGATATGGCGTTCGATCATAGACGAGAAGTGCGAGATAAGAAACCTTGAGCTGAGGAAGAGTTTAGTTGGCGGACACGCAAAGATACAGAGGGGAGAATGA
- a CDS encoding ribbon-helix-helix domain-containing protein, with the protein MAEEKKYTTVSIPKPLYDKIKARIEGTGFTSVSDYVTYVLREVLASLEEEEKEEVFTEEEEEKVKERLRALGYLD; encoded by the coding sequence ATGGCGGAGGAGAAGAAGTATACGACCGTTTCAATACCAAAGCCCCTCTACGACAAGATTAAGGCCAGAATAGAGGGCACCGGGTTCACTTCGGTCTCGGACTACGTCACCTACGTCCTCCGCGAGGTTCTGGCAAGCCTCGAAGAGGAGGAGAAGGAGGAAGTCTTCACCGAGGAGGAGGAAGAGAAGGTCAAGGAGAGGCTTCGCGCCCTCGGCTACCTCGACTGA